Genomic window (Marinobacter fonticola):
GGGCCAAGACGCACATCCGGCGGACAGATGACAAAGCCTTGTGCGCCCTGGGAGTGGAGGTTATCGATGGCTGACAGGACTTCCTGGCCATCCACACCGGAGAGGGTGACGACTTCAAAGCCTTTCTTCTCGCCCAGTTGGGTGGCGGCCTGCTGTTCGTTGATGAACCAGGCCTGTTCGGGCTTCTTGACGATAAAGCCGATGGTGACGTCGTCCTGCGCGGCGTGAGCGCTGGACAACGGCAGGCACGCGAGGCTGGCGCCAAACGCCAGTACTTTAAGCGCACGGACAATAGGAAATGTTTGAAAGGTACGAAAGGTACAGAAGGTACAGAAGGTACGGAGGGTACGAGGGAATAACATCACTGTCTCCTGTGTGCTCGTGGGCACGGTTGTTGTTGTTTCCACAGGTATGCGTCCTTAAGACAGATTCACCTTATGTCGCGGATCGATATCCTACAAATCCCAATTTTGGCTATTACCGATATGTTTTTTGTTATCGGTCCAGTCAGAGCATGGTTGGAGCTGAGGCGGGAGACGGATTAACGTTGGGCAGCGACAAGCTGGGGTGGACGTCTTGGGTGGCGAAGATAAGCGCGCCAGCTCCGTAGAGCTGGCGAAGGAAGGGATAGAGGGAGGGCTTCAGCGTACGGAGAACGTATAGACCGTGCGGGTCTCGTAGGTTTCGCCGGGTTCAAGGATGGTGGACGGAAAGCCCTCCTGATTAGGCGAGTCCGGATAATGCTGGGTTTCCAGGGCAAACCCCGAGCGGTGTTTGTAGGCGCTACCGGATTTACCGGTCAGCGTGCCATCGAGGAAATTGCCGGAGTAGAACTGGATCCCCGGTTCGGTGGTGGCCACCTCCATCACCCGACCGCTGTCCGGCTCGATCACCCGGGCGGCCAGGACGAGTGTGTCGTCTGCTGCCGATGCGCGATCAAGCACGAAGTTGTGATCGTAGCCTTGCCCGAAAGCCAGTTGCTGATTGTCGTTGTCGATCCGGTCGCCAATCGCCGTAGCCTTGGTGAAATCAAACGGCGTCCCCTCGACCGGTCTTATTTCACCCGTGGGAATCAGCGTCTTGTCCACCGGCGTAAACGCATCCGCGTTGATCGTCAACCGGTGATCGAGAATACTGCCGCTGCCCTCGCCCTGGAGATTGAAATAGCTGTGCTGGGTCAGGTTGACCGGGGTCGCCTTGGTGGTGGTTGCCCGGTAGTCGATGGCCAGTTCGTTGTTGTCGGTCAGGGTGTAGGTGACCTCGACTTCCAGCTTGCCGGGATAGCCTTCTTCGCCGTCCGCGCTGGCGTAGGTCAGCACAAGACCGGCGCCCTGCTCGTTCTCGAACGGCTTGGCTTCCCAGAGCTCCCGGTTGAACCCCTTGTCGCCACCATGCAGATGGTTGGGGCCGTTGTTGGTGGCCAGCTCGAAAGTTTCACCGTTTAGCTCGAACGCTCCGCCGGCGATCCGGTTGCCATAGCGACCGATCAACGCCCCGAAATAGGGGTTGGATGTCATATAGGCATCGGAAAGATAGCCCTCGAGGTTGTCGAAACCCAGCACGATATCGTCAAACTGCCCGCTGGCATCGGGCGTCCACAGCGACGTGACGATGCCGCCGTAGTTGGTCACCCGCATTTCCACGCCGTTGGCGTTGACGATGCGGTAGAGATCGGCCTTGCGTCCATCCGGCAAGGCGCCGAAGCTCGACCGCTTTACGGACTCCAGATCGTTCATCGTTTTGTTCCCGTCAGCATGGATTGAACCTGCGGCAAATAAGAGACCCAGGCTAGCGCCCAGGGCCAGGTAAGGGAAAGGCGTTTTCCATGTCATGTTATAAGCTCCTGCATAGACGATTGCTGATGCAATCTGTTGTTGTTCGAAGAATCGGTTGTGAGCCCTGTGACGCGCACAAGCCCAAAATCACGTTAGACTAGCGGGCGATAACCGACTAATACTGTTTTAGCGGTTATTCGATACTCGTTCAGTTATCAGTAAGGCAGGCCCGCCCATGGCAAGACTCAACGACGACTGGTTTCTACGCGCCCGGCTCAAGATGCGGCACCTCCAGCTCTTCCTCGCCATCGACGAGCACCGCAACCTGCACCGCGCGGCCGAGAGCCTGTCCATGAACCAGCCGGCGGCGTCAAAATTGCTGAACGATCTGGAGGTTCAGCTGGATGTGGTGTTGTTCGACCGCCATCCGCGGGGTATGACCCCGAACTGGTATGGCGAAGTCATGGTGCGTCACGCACGTAGCATCGTTTCCCAGCTCAACCACACGGGTGAGGAAATCAACGCCATGCGTCAGGGCAATGCCGGTGTCGTGGCTGTGGGCGCGGTGATGGCGCCCGCCGTCACCATTCTCACCAGTGCAGTGGAGCGGGTACACCGGGCTTTGCCAGGGCTCAAGGTGCGGATCGACGTGGACGTGAGTAAGCGGCTGGTGCCGCGACTGATCGAGGGCGAGTTCGATTTCGTGGTTAGCCGGATTCCGGAAGGATTTACCGCCGAGCGTTTTGTTTTCGAGGAAATCGGCGAGGAAGATATCTGTATTGTCTGCCGCGAGGGCCATCCGGCCATGACTGACACTCCAACGCGCCTGGAGAATCTGACCGCCTATCCCTGGTCACTGCAGCCGCCAGGCGCCCTACTGCGTCAGCGGGTCGATAACTTGTTTCTGCATCATGGCGCGGAGCCGCCGAAATACATCGTGGACACGCCGGATTTCCTGGTTTCTCTGGCACTGGTGGACAAGTCAGATACGCTCACCGTGACGACCCGGCAAGTGGCGGAAATGGTCTGTGCGCCCCAGCGTTTCAGTATCCTTCCCTTTGGTGAACCCATCCGGGTGCAACCCTATGGCCTGGTTAGCCTGCGGGACAAGCGCCTCTCCCCCGGTGCCGCCGCCTTACTGGACACCTTGCGGGGAATCATCAGCGAAACCGATACTGGAGCGTTGGACGGGGCTCAGGGGTTATTCCAATAACCAAGGTTTATCCCAATAGTTAGAGCTTGTCCCAATAGTTAGGACTTGTGCCAATAAAAGGGATCCACAGTCATTCGCTCGCTAAGCAGAAAGGCATCCGCAACGTGCTGCAGCGGCGTGGTATCCACCTCGATGCTCGCGGAATCCACAAGCTCGGCAAAGCGCTGGTAAAGACCCGGATACTCCCGTTCCTCGTCGTCATGCCGTAGCGTTCCATCGATAAACAGCTGGCTACCGCCCTTGGACAGCGTCAAACGCCCTTCTTCGGTGATGACGTGGATATCCCAAAGCTGCGGTCCGGTCTGGCGGGAATCGAAACTGGCGGTCACCGGATAACCGGCGATGCTTTCGAAGCTCAGGTTGGCTGCAATCGGTGTCTGCCGGTTGGATGGCACTTCCAGGACACCCTGACGCAGAAAGAACCCATCGGCCAGGATAGCGGTCGCGATCGACAAACCATTGATGCCCGGATCGAAGACGCCCATTCCGCCGGGTTCCCAGATCCAATCCTGATTCGGGTGCCAGACGCGAACATCTTCCTTCCACTCGATTTCGACGCGGCGCACCTTCTGACTGGCCAACCATGCCCGCGCAGGTTCTACGGCGGGCGCGAACCGCGAATGCCAGGCCGCGAACAGCGTCTTACCCGCGGATTCAGCCTGGCGACGCAGGGCATCGACCTCGCCCAGTGTCGTGCCCGGCGGCTTTTCCAGCATAACGTGCTTGTCTTGCGCCAATGCCCGGCAGGCCAGTGAATAGCGCACGGACGGCGGCACACAAAGGCTGACGGCGTCGAGATCCGGAACGGCTTCCAGCATTGCCTCGAGCGTTGGAAAGTGGGCAACGCCCTCCGGCGCATTGCCACCTGGATCGGCGACAGCCTTGAGCTGGTAGGCGGGGTTATCCCTAAGAGCCGGAAAATGCTGGTCTTGAGCGATTTTGCCGAAACCGACAATACCCAATTTGATGGCGGACCCCGCACTGGTAGCAAACATAGTGGACTTACTCTGAAAAAACCGAAGCCTAACCATAACGATGAAATGGCTTATGTTCTAATAGCGATTTGGATAAGCATTGATATCGATTCTGCAATCAGCCCAGCTTACCCTCCCAGTTAGGCTTGTTTGTGCCTCGGAATGCAGAAAGTCGCGGTCTTCCGGAAACACCAAGTATGGGATTTTTTTGCGTCCGGTTCCGCGAGCTATCACAGTAGACTCACCAGCCCAGACTTCGATGAGGTCAAAGGATATGAGGCTAACGGACTTTATCCGTTCAAGTTTAGAGGAGATTCTCCAGGCGTGGGAAAAGAACGCAGCCGCCATTCTCCCGGACAGGAACTACACCCGGGACGAGTTGCGTGACCACGTTCGCCATATGCTAATGGGCATTACAGCCGATATGGAGCGGCCGCTGACCGAGCTTGAACAAAATGAACGTTCTCAAGGTTTCGGCCCGAGGCCCGAGAGTGAGACGTCGGCTCAGATTCATGGCGCTGAGCGGCAGGACCTGGGTGCCGACATTGTACAGGTCGCGACGGAATTTAGAGCGTTGAGAACCACCATTATCCAACTCTGGCAGAAAGGGGGTAGGACGGAGCTAGAGACGGCCGACGTTGACGATATCGTTCGTTTCTACGAAGCGATTGATCAGGCGCTGGTCGAATCGGTAGACCGCTATGCCCATGAAAAGGAAAAGCAGGGCCGGCTGTTCGAAACGATGCTTGCATCCCTCCCCGACCCGTGTTGCGTGTTGGGTCTCGATGGTCGCTTCCTTTATGCAAACCGAACCATGGCCGATCTCTGTGGCTTAACACGAACCGAACTGGTGGGCCGAAAATTCGAAGAGTTCAAGCTGCATACGTCATACAACGGCTTGGACCCGCTACAACAGGTCATTTCCAGTAAAAAGGAAGTGCGCGGCGACATCGAGATTGGCGCACACGCCGAACGCGCACGCCACTTCGAGTATGTCTATTCGCCCGTATTGGATGCCCACGATAATGTCGAAGCAGTTTCAGGCATCGCGCACGACGTTACCGAACGCAAGCAGTCCGAAGCGACAATATGGCATCACGCGAATTATGACCACTTGACCGATGTACCCAACCGGCGCCTATTCATTGATCGGCTCAACCAACACGCCAGCCACTCCGTACGCACCGGCGAGCCATTTGCCGTGCTGTTTATCGACCTGGATCGTTTCAAGGAAGTCAACGATCAACTGGGGCACGATGCGGGGGATCGCCTACTACAGATCGTTGCCCGGAGGATAGAGTCCCATATACGACAGAGCGACACGGTTGCCCGCCTTGGCGGCGATGAGTTTACCGTGCTGTTGCTCAATGCGGGCTCCCGCGAAGACGTCGAGCAGATCGCCAGCAGCATTCTCCGGGACCTGGCGAAGCCATTCTATTTGAATAATGATGGTGTAACGATTTCCGGTAGCATCGGTATCACGCTGCTCCCCAATGATGCGCAAACCGTCAAACAGTTGATGAACAATGCGGACCAAGCGATGTACCTGGCCAAGAGCGCCGGGCGCAATCAACTCTGTTTTTTCGAAGACGTCATGGCTCACGCCGTAACGGCTCGTCAGGAGCTTGTAGGCTACCTCCGGGCGGCACCGGAGAAGGGTGAGTTGTGCCTCCACTATCAGCCGATTGTCGACTTGAAGACAGGGCGTATTGCAAAGGCCGAAGCCCTGTTGCGTTGGCATCACCCTGTGCGGGGTTTGCTCGCTCCCGGCGAATTTCTCGAGCTGGCTGAAGAAGCCGGTCTGATGGAAACGCTTGAGAACTGGGTATTTTCGGAAGTTGCCGCCGATGTCCAACACTGGGGTATGCTTTCTCAGGAACCGTTTCAGGTGACGATCAACACCTCTCCGTTGCAGTTCATGCATAACGATCATATCAAGCCATGGGAGCCGCACTTGGGCGCCTTTGCCGAATCAAGTACGTCTATCGCGGTCGAACTCTCGGAGAGCGTTTTCCTGCAGGATTCAGCTCACCTCGACGAGCGTTTCTCAACGCTCCACAAGGCTGGCATTCAACTCGCGCTGGACGATTTCGGCACCGGTTATTCATCCCTGGCTTACCTCAAGCGATTCGATATCAACTATCTCAAGATCGACCCGTCCTTTGTCAGGGATGACGGTACGAACCCCAGCAACAAGGCGATTGCCGAGACCATTGTCGTTATGGCTCATAAACTGGGACTGCAGGTGGTGGCCGAAGGCGTCGAGACTGAAGCGCAGCGTGACTGGCTGAAAGAAGCCGGATGTGACTACGCCCAAGGATTCCTGTTTTCGCATCCAATGCCGGCCGTCTCCATGGAGCTGCTGCTAAAAAGCGGGCGTGCATTTCACTAAACCACATTTAGCGGCTACCAGACTGGCAAGCATCGAACCATTTTTTCGACCTGATTTGCCGGCGTCGTTGACTTCTCACTATGCGGTCCGGGCTACCGCAGGTATCCTTCGCACTGGCTGACGCGGATATGCCCGCGTCAGTCGTTTTTACTAGTTCTCAGATAGATTTAGCGATCCTAATGTCTTTATTTTTCAATTTGTCCCGCAACACCCGGCACGTCCTTGTTCTCGCGGTGGTCTGTGTCTTGACCCTGATGTTTTTCTGGCGCTCGGATACCTCCAGCGCAGTTTCAGTCCCCGTCGAGACCTTCCCCGATGACCGGCTGTCCGGAGTGAACCAAGAGCCGATTCAATTACCGGTAATGGCGATGCCGGTTGCCGAAGAGCAAAAAAACGCCTTTGCGGCGGCCATGGAGCCGCAGCCCACTACCGAGGTCTATGAGATCCAGCCTGGCGATACCCTCAGCGAAATCTTTGAAGTTCACGGCGTAGCCGCGAAAACCTTGCATCAGTTATTGGCGGCGGACGCCGAATTCCTTGCTCTTGAAACGTTGCAGCCGGGCACCTTGTTGACCTTCACGTTCGACGTGAATAATCAGTTGCAATCCGTTGAATTGGAATTGGATCCAGGCCGGACAGTGAGCTACTCGCGGCTGGATGGCGGCGATTTCGAGCACGAACTGGTGACTGAACCGATGCGCTGGCATACGGTTCTAATCTCAGGCGACATTCAGGGCAGTTTCTATGCGTCGGGTCTCGAGGCCGGCTTACACAAGGGGCAAGTTGCGCAAGTGAGCCAGCTTTTGAAAAACAAGCTGAACTTTCGCCGGGATTTGCGAGCCGGCGATACCTTTTCGGTTGTTGTCGGCGAAGAAATGACAGCGACCGAAGCCACCGGCAACAGCCGTATCGAGGCCATCGTTTTGCATCGAGGCGCCCGGCCCTACTACGCCTTCCTGCATTCCGATGGAAACTATTACGACCAGAGTGGCGAAAGCGTCACGCCCGCTTTTCTGCGCTATCCCACCAAGCACCGTTATCGGATCAGTTCGTCTTTCGATCCTTACCGTCTGCATCCGGTCACTGGCCGACGCGCTCCCCACAACGGCGTGGACTTGGCGACACCGCCGGGTACGCCTATCGTAAGCACGGGCGACGGCATTGTGTCTCGTATCGGCAATCATCCCTACGCCGGGAAATACGTCGAGATTGAACACAGCGGCGCCTTCAAAACCCGTTACCTGCACCTGAGCAGAATCCTCGTCAAGCGGGGCCAGGTAATCAAACGCGGGAAGAAGATTGCCTTGTCAGGTGCAACCGGCAGAGTAACCGGACCTCACCTGCATTTTGAATTCCATGTGAAGCGACACCCGGTCAACCCGTTGACAGCGAAGATCCCAACGTCCGCCCAGGTTCCGGAATCCGGTATGGCCGCATTCAAGGGACGGATCCGGCACCAAATGGCACAGTTGAAGGTACCCAGCCAGATGCCGGCACAGTTCGCCCGGGGAGCCGGGGCTATTGGCGAAGCCGCCTCCGGCCCCCAACAAGACTGGACGACGCTATGCAAACGTCCGGGTCAGTGTCGCTATCATTGAGTGGCGTGCCTTAAGCCTGATGGCTTGTAAGCTTCGTGTAGAGCGTATCCTTGAGGTGGGCACGCTCCTTCTTCATGTCCAGGAAGTGCGTGTCGTCGGTAGGAACTTCACGGTGCTCAAGCCCGCGAATAGACTTATCCAGCTTGTCGTAGTGGTCACAGAGCTCCTTAAACTGTAAATCCGAACCGCGTAGCTCGCGAATCAGATCCTTGTACTCCGGAAAATCTTTGTGCAGTGCGTGATCACTGATCGACATGATTACCCTCCTATCCTCGTGGGCTTGTCCATACGACTGATGGCCCAAGCGCTTTGCTGCCATCAACCCAAGCATAGCATCCACGACGCTTGCGCATGCCGGGCTATAACACATGTTAATCCTGCTGCCGCTCTCCACTGCCCCTGACCGTTTCCTCCCTCGGCGGCCTTTCCTGGGCCAGCGTTATTCCCGGACAATGCGCGGAGCCAAAGCGCATGGCTCGACCGCTACGATCATGGTGTCGCGTCCAGTATTTATTATTTATGCTGCTGCAGAATCTCGGCAGCGATCTCAAACGACGTCTTCCGTGCCTGATGGTCATAAATCTGGCCGGTTACAATCAGCTCATCGACCTGGGTGCGGTCTAAAAAGCGGTCGATCCAAGTTGCTACGCTCGCTTTTGAACCCACCGCGCTCTCGGCGAGCGCCTGTCCCACCTGTTTGCGCTCCAGCACTGAAGCGACCTCCGCCGGGTCGTTCACGGGTGGTTTCAGGGGTCCTGGCGTGCCTCGTCTGAGGGCGACGAATTGCTGCTCCAACGAGGTCATGAGTCGTCGGCCTGCATCATCGGTATCCGCGGCAAATACATTAATACCGGCGGCCGCGTACGGCGCATCGAGATATTGAGAGGGTTCAAAACGCGCCCTGTAGACATGCAGGGCCTCCCCGAGCATGTCCGGAGCAAAGTGGGAAGCGAACGCGAACGGTAGTCCCAGTGCCGCCGCGAGCTGTGCGCTATACAGGCTTGAGCCTAATAGCCATACCGGCACTCTCAGCCCCATCCCAGGCACGGCTTTGACGCGCTGGCCTGGCTGCTCCGGCTCGAAGTAATGCAGCAACTCCTGCACGTCCTGGGGAAACTGGTTGGCGCCATTCACCTGATCGCGACGCAAGGCCATCATTGTTGCGCCATCGGTACCCGGCGCTCGACCTAACCCTAAATCCACCCTATCCGGATAGAGCGCAGCCAGGGTGCCGAACTGTTCGGCAATGACCAGCGGCGAGTGATTAGGCAGCATGACCCCGCCTGAAGCGATGCGAATATGCCGGGTTCCTTCAGCAACGAATCCCAGAGCCACTGCGGTCGCCGCACTGGCGATACCGGTCATGTTGTGATGTTCGGCCATCCAGAAGCGTTTGTAGCCGAGCCTCTCCGCATGTTGAGCAAGGTCCCGGGAATTAAGCAGCGCCTGTCGCGCATCGCTGTCTTCCGTAATCGGGGAGAGATCGAGCAGGGAAAATGCGCGCACGTTGACTCCTTAATGTCGATACAGGGTGTATACGATAAAGGTCCTGGGACCGCGTTCAAGAACCCAGTAGGTTGCTGAACACACTGGTCAGGATCACCAGGCCTGCGACCCAGCCGATAACGGCGGGCCAGAAATTGGGCATCGGCTGACGCTTCTCGCGCGGCTGGGAATCATCGCCGTTGTCAGTCGATGAGCCGCGATGTACCGGATCGTCGAACGGATCGTTCGATGAGCTATTTTCGTTGTGGACCGCCGCTTCGAACTCCGGCCAACCCAGCCACTGGGCCAGAAAGGCCACCACCGGCTCCGGCAATTCGCCCTCGTCCAGGTGCGGCTTTACACGGGGGTACAGCGCATCGCCAACGGCCTCACGGATGTGGTCCTGGTCCGCTGGCGGTTCGGTCAGAATGGCTCGCCAGATCTGCGGATCACGGCGCCGATAGGAATCGTTGAGCATGGCGTCGACCTGAATGACCACCTCACGAACGACTTGCTGATCTTCTGCGTTGAGCGCAACGCCAGCGGGTCTGCTGTCGCCGCGAGGCGCTTCGTCGGTGCTTCCGAAGGCGTCGCCGCTGTCCGGGGTTCGCTGCGGCACATCGAAGCCGGCTTGTCGAAACGCCTCGTCGCGCGCCTGGTCCAGATCGCTCAGGCTATCGCCGGCGGCGAACTTTTTCTGCGACTCATAGGCCTGCTCGATACGGTCGCGATCGTTTGTAGGGCTGATACCGAGAACTTCCCAGCACGTCATAATGAAAACTCCGGAAAAATTAGGCGAAATGGCCAGAGACAGCCGACGCCGACTCCACTACTATGACAAACTTGTAATGCGGCCTTTTTTGGCCCTAATAATAATTAGGCATGTCGCTTCTGTAATTGGTTTTCCGCCACATTAAGCAAGCGACTCCGCCACACGCTCGGCTTAGAATGATCAGAGAAATAACGACGATGCCCTTACTTTTCAAGTATGGAGCGGTTTCCTTCCTATTTACAGGATTCGCCCTTCAAGTTCACGCGCAGGATAACACGCCATTTTCCGCCATCCCCGACGGCGACGGCCAGATAGAGTCTTCCGATTTCAGCAACGCTTACGATTTCGTTTTGGAAGAACCGATGCCCGAGGTTCTGACCACGACCAAACTACGTCAGCCCAAATCGCGGGTGCCGGGTACCACGACCATTATCCAGGGCGAGCTTATTCGGCAGTTAGGGATTCGCAGCTTGGTGGAGGTGTTTCGTCTCGTACCGGGGATGACCGTGGCGCGGGTTGGCAGCAATAAGCCGGTCACCAGCTACCATGGCACGGTTGCCTACGATCAGCGTCGATTGCAGGTTCAAATCGACGGGCGTACCGCCTATCAACCCAACTTGGCGGGCGTCGAATGGCAGGCGATGCCGGTCGCGCTGGAAAGTATCGAGCGTATCGAAATCAGCCGTGGTCCGAATGCAGCGGCCTACGGCATTAACGCCTTCCTCGGCACGATCAACATCATCACCAAATCGCCGGCCGTCACCGATGGGGCTAACGTACGCACGCGTTTTGGCGCCGACGGTTACAAGTCGCTTTATGGGTCGGTCGGTAATGTCGCGGACGATTACCAATGGCGCCTCGCCTACGAGCGCCGGGAGGACAAAGGGTTCGACAAACAGGTCGAGGGCGGCGAAGAAATCCCCTTTCACGACGGCTACGCCTTCGACCTGGTGAACTACGACGCGATAAAACCGCTAAGTGGCGGCGATAGTATCGAAGTCCGCCTCGGTATTATCGAAGGGATCGACGAGGAAGACCGTTTTAAGACAGGCGATTACGAAACTCAGCCTGATATCGAGGTTGAGGATTACTACGTTCAGGCACGGTGGAATGTGGTTGCCTCGGCACGTCACTTCCTCCACTTGCAAACGAGTTATCAGAGTTACGACCGCAACCAGTCCTGGCGCTGGTGCCCGGAGGACGTTGCTTACTGCTTCACGACCAACCAGGATATCGAGGAATCCCGCCTTGAGTTCGAGCTGCAGGATACCTTTAGCTTCACCCAAGACGTTCGGCTCGTATCCGGCATGGGTTATCGCGAAGACCGTGTCGAATCCGATACCTATTTCAACGGCAAAGAGAACAACTACCAGTTTCGTGCGTTCGGGAATCTGGAATATACCCCCATTGAACGCCTGACCCTCAACATCGGCGGCAATTGGGAAACCACCTCCAATCTGGATGAAGGCTTCTTTTCGCCACGAGTGGCCGCCAATATCCAACTCGCGGAAAACCATACGCTCCGCTTCGTCTATTCCGAGGCCGTGCGCATTCCCAGTACCTTCGAGCAAAACGCCGATTGGGGCTATCGCATGCATAATGTCCAACCTGCGGATGTTTATGGCGAGCTGGAGGGCGAGCGTTTTCTCGACGGAATAGCCACTTACGAGAACCTCGATCCGTTTAAGGAAGAGCGCATTATCTCAAGGGAAATCAGCTATTTTGGTCAGAAGCGCTTAGGC
Coding sequences:
- a CDS encoding TonB-dependent receptor plug domain-containing protein, which encodes MPLLFKYGAVSFLFTGFALQVHAQDNTPFSAIPDGDGQIESSDFSNAYDFVLEEPMPEVLTTTKLRQPKSRVPGTTTIIQGELIRQLGIRSLVEVFRLVPGMTVARVGSNKPVTSYHGTVAYDQRRLQVQIDGRTAYQPNLAGVEWQAMPVALESIERIEISRGPNAAAYGINAFLGTINIITKSPAVTDGANVRTRFGADGYKSLYGSVGNVADDYQWRLAYERREDKGFDKQVEGGEEIPFHDGYAFDLVNYDAIKPLSGGDSIEVRLGIIEGIDEEDRFKTGDYETQPDIEVEDYYVQARWNVVASARHFLHLQTSYQSYDRNQSWRWCPEDVAYCFTTNQDIEESRLEFELQDTFSFTQDVRLVSGMGYREDRVESDTYFNGKENNYQFRAFGNLEYTPIERLTLNIGGNWETTSNLDEGFFSPRVAANIQLAENHTLRFVYSEAVRIPSTFEQNADWGYRMHNVQPADVYGELEGERFLDGIATYENLDPFKEERIISREISYFGQKRLGNGLLSLEVKYFHDHIRDVISGFLSPEDWNLDNNVALDQQGFEVETSVQFRETQLRATYAYMDQDGEYRGEPQTPPLTPKKKQKFIDLESRLTVQHSGSVAWIQSYPFHITSATAFYWMDSLKRNQFQRLDFRLAKAFHQPRFSYDLAFVMQHYLDDEPPQSEDNIIEDRNQFYIEAGLRF